From Culicoidibacter larvae, a single genomic window includes:
- a CDS encoding thiamine diphosphokinase: MKVAIITYRQQVGTIDFKAYDYVIATDASAGLLYHHGVPFDYAIGDFDTIDPETLQLLHKTETQVITLDAHKDITDTEAALQLAKELEATMIDIYSSFGGRIDQQLTFIGFLTNAVVPTKIILDDAQMELLTPGAYEFEPVNTDYLSLIALEPVNGLYLDGVEYPLNNATIAPFSDLTVSNELKESSLFHIKFNTGKLLYIQIFRN; encoded by the coding sequence ATGAAGGTTGCAATTATTACATACCGACAACAAGTCGGCACAATTGATTTTAAAGCGTATGATTATGTAATTGCGACTGATGCAAGTGCGGGCTTGCTTTATCACCATGGCGTACCCTTTGATTACGCCATTGGTGATTTCGATACTATTGACCCAGAAACACTGCAACTTCTCCATAAAACCGAGACGCAGGTTATTACTTTAGATGCCCATAAAGACATAACTGACACTGAGGCAGCATTGCAGCTTGCAAAGGAATTAGAAGCTACAATGATTGATATCTATAGTAGTTTTGGCGGCCGTATTGATCAGCAACTTACTTTCATAGGTTTTTTAACCAATGCAGTTGTGCCAACCAAAATAATTCTTGATGATGCGCAAATGGAATTGTTGACACCGGGGGCATATGAGTTTGAACCAGTGAATACCGACTATCTTTCGCTTATAGCGCTTGAGCCAGTGAATGGACTTTATCTGGATGGTGTCGAATATCCTTTGAATAATGCAACGATTGCGCCTTTTTCCGATTTAACAGTTAGTAATGAATTAAAGGAGTCTTCTCTTTTTCATATAAAATTCAACACCGGAAAATTATTATATATTCAAATTTTCCGAAATTAA
- the rpe gene encoding ribulose-phosphate 3-epimerase, with translation MIQIAPSLLAADFGCLAEEINKIELAGAHLHHVDVMDGMFVPNISFGPVVIEAIAQAAKKPLDIHLMIEKPERYLADYLKFKPKYLTVHFEATTELANVVATIREAGSGVGLSIKPDTPVAAIIPWLDKIDLLLVMSVEPGFGGQKFQPQAIEKISEAKAYIEEHDLQVKIEVDGGIDAITSPQVIAAGAEILVAGSAIYSQSSYAIAIEKIIG, from the coding sequence ATGATTCAAATTGCTCCTTCATTATTAGCAGCTGATTTTGGTTGCCTAGCAGAAGAGATTAATAAAATAGAGCTTGCAGGTGCTCACTTGCATCATGTCGATGTTATGGATGGTATGTTTGTACCAAATATTTCATTTGGACCAGTTGTCATTGAAGCAATTGCTCAAGCAGCTAAAAAACCACTTGATATTCATTTAATGATTGAAAAGCCTGAGCGTTATTTAGCTGATTATTTAAAGTTTAAGCCGAAATATTTAACCGTTCATTTTGAGGCAACGACTGAGCTTGCGAATGTGGTTGCCACTATTCGCGAAGCCGGAAGTGGCGTTGGACTTTCAATTAAGCCTGATACTCCGGTGGCGGCAATCATTCCTTGGCTAGATAAGATCGACTTGCTTTTAGTGATGTCTGTTGAGCCTGGGTTTGGCGGGCAAAAATTCCAACCGCAAGCAATTGAAAAAATTAGTGAGGCTAAGGCTTATATTGAAGAACACGATTTGCAGGTTAAGATTGAGGTTGATGGCGGTATTGATGCGATTACCTCACCGCAAGTTATTGCTGCCGGTGCTGAAATACTTGTTGCCGGCTCAGCAATTTACAGCCAAAGCAGTTATGCTATTGCTATTGAAAAAATTATTGGATAA
- the rsgA gene encoding ribosome small subunit-dependent GTPase A yields the protein MKNGLIIGLQGGFYTVFADGKSYLCRARGKFRNQKRAPMVGDRVTFTINDDGSGYVQEFSKRKNSFVRPAIANIDQALLVCAAKEPDLQLYLLNKFIALMEHQNVTPIILFTKTDLLNTDEYEQLLAVKKIYEKIGYAVFLGEEKKIIDEQELIRLLADKITVLAGQTGVGKSTALNTLSKHTLNLETNAISMALGRGKHTTRQVTLYPLFDGWISDTPGFSSLELDMISVEELTWDFIDFVPYINDCKFRGCLHINEPGCAVKAAVENGEIFQSRYQSYTQFITEIQEQKVIYKK from the coding sequence ATGAAAAATGGGTTGATAATTGGATTACAGGGTGGTTTCTATACAGTGTTTGCTGATGGAAAATCATATTTATGCCGAGCGCGCGGAAAGTTTCGTAACCAGAAACGCGCGCCTATGGTTGGCGATCGTGTTACTTTCACCATCAATGATGACGGCAGCGGATATGTGCAAGAATTTTCCAAACGCAAAAATAGTTTTGTGCGTCCCGCTATCGCTAATATTGACCAAGCGCTCTTGGTTTGTGCCGCTAAAGAACCAGATTTGCAACTCTATCTATTGAATAAATTTATTGCCCTGATGGAACACCAAAATGTAACGCCGATTATATTGTTTACCAAAACTGATTTGCTGAACACTGATGAATACGAACAATTGCTGGCTGTTAAAAAGATATATGAAAAAATTGGTTATGCAGTTTTTCTGGGTGAAGAAAAGAAAATAATCGATGAGCAAGAGCTCATCAGATTATTAGCAGATAAAATAACCGTGCTTGCGGGTCAAACCGGAGTTGGTAAATCAACTGCTTTGAATACTTTATCTAAGCATACTCTGAATTTAGAAACCAATGCTATTTCAATGGCTTTAGGACGCGGCAAACATACGACCCGCCAAGTAACTTTGTATCCGCTTTTTGATGGCTGGATATCAGATACACCAGGATTTAGTTCGTTGGAGCTGGATATGATTAGTGTCGAGGAATTGACCTGGGACTTCATTGATTTTGTCCCATATATCAATGACTGTAAATTCCGAGGGTGTTTGCATATTAATGAGCCAGGATGTGCGGTAAAAGCGGCGGTAGAAAATGGTGAAATTTTCCAATCCCGCTACCAATCATATACACAGTTTATTACTGAAATTCAAGAACAGAAAGTTATTTATAAAAAATAA
- the pknB gene encoding Stk1 family PASTA domain-containing Ser/Thr kinase — MLSVGDMLGGRYRLKRLIGDGGMSNVYLADDVILNREVAVKILRHELAQDERFVKRFEREAQAITALVHKNIVEVYDVGSEDELHYIVMEFVQGKTLKQYIREAGVISVSQAVEFMKQIVSGVACAHSYGIIHRDLKPQNILIRADGVVKIMDFGIAYQQDATALTQTNAVMGSVHYLSPEQARGDTATVQSDIYALGIVFYEMLTGEVPFNGDSAVNIVLQHLRDKVPHVGDYNPHVPQSVENVIIRATAKNPENRYKTAKQMLIDIDSCLSPERMNEPLLVFDDDAISEDTMSQTIEHTLMTTSELPVNGENKLSDEEQKKKDKKKKMIIGGVIGGVVVVIAAIVLTFVLMNQGGGTVPVPNVANNTVEEATTILIGQELKVNATNKEEYSDTVPAGMVIATDPKVGTEVAKGSQVTLIVSKGKQVAMPNLDGKKVDEAKQQLIDLGYSESQITINYKTDDKDKDTVIGQNPAQGTAIDPTKGTVTLTVSSGPETVAVPDMSTWNINQVNQWASENGVYVNETEEYSSWVQKDYVIRQNDYPGKEVKKGDTISVVISKGPEPVAPTTNNN, encoded by the coding sequence ATGTTAAGCGTAGGAGATATGTTAGGTGGCCGCTATCGGCTCAAGAGACTTATTGGTGATGGTGGGATGTCAAATGTTTATTTAGCAGATGATGTTATTTTAAACCGCGAAGTTGCTGTAAAGATTTTACGTCATGAATTAGCCCAAGATGAGCGGTTTGTAAAGCGCTTTGAGCGTGAGGCTCAGGCAATTACGGCTTTGGTACATAAGAACATTGTTGAGGTATATGATGTTGGTTCAGAAGATGAATTACATTATATCGTTATGGAATTTGTCCAAGGAAAAACATTGAAGCAATATATTCGTGAAGCGGGAGTCATTTCGGTAAGTCAAGCTGTTGAATTTATGAAGCAAATTGTTTCTGGCGTTGCTTGTGCCCATAGTTATGGAATCATTCACCGTGATTTAAAACCGCAAAATATTCTGATTCGTGCCGATGGTGTAGTAAAAATCATGGACTTCGGTATCGCTTATCAACAGGATGCCACAGCTTTGACACAAACAAACGCAGTCATGGGATCGGTACATTATTTGTCACCTGAACAGGCTCGCGGTGACACTGCAACGGTTCAATCAGATATATATGCACTAGGTATTGTTTTTTATGAAATGTTAACCGGCGAGGTGCCATTTAATGGTGACAGCGCAGTTAATATTGTTTTGCAACATCTCCGTGATAAAGTGCCTCATGTTGGTGATTACAATCCACATGTACCGCAAAGTGTAGAAAATGTTATTATTCGTGCGACAGCGAAAAATCCGGAAAATCGTTATAAAACTGCTAAACAAATGTTGATTGATATTGATAGTTGTTTATCCCCGGAGCGAATGAATGAACCATTATTAGTATTTGATGATGATGCCATCAGCGAAGATACTATGTCACAAACAATTGAGCATACATTAATGACAACCAGTGAGCTGCCGGTTAATGGTGAAAATAAATTGAGTGATGAAGAACAAAAGAAAAAAGATAAGAAGAAAAAGATGATTATCGGCGGTGTAATTGGTGGAGTAGTCGTTGTTATTGCTGCTATTGTGCTGACATTTGTGCTTATGAATCAAGGTGGCGGTACGGTTCCAGTGCCAAATGTTGCCAATAACACGGTTGAAGAGGCTACAACTATCTTGATTGGTCAAGAACTAAAAGTGAACGCAACCAATAAGGAAGAATATTCTGATACAGTTCCTGCCGGGATGGTTATCGCTACTGATCCTAAAGTTGGTACTGAAGTTGCAAAAGGCAGCCAGGTTACCTTAATCGTTTCTAAAGGGAAACAAGTAGCAATGCCGAATCTTGATGGCAAAAAAGTTGATGAAGCCAAACAGCAGTTAATAGACCTCGGATACAGTGAGAGTCAGATAACGATTAACTATAAAACTGATGACAAGGACAAAGATACGGTCATTGGTCAAAATCCGGCACAAGGAACAGCTATTGACCCAACTAAAGGAACTGTTACCTTAACAGTAAGTTCGGGACCGGAAACAGTTGCTGTGCCAGATATGTCAACATGGAACATTAATCAGGTAAATCAATGGGCAAGCGAGAATGGCGTATATGTGAACGAAACCGAAGAGTATTCAAGTTGGGTTCAAAAAGACTACGTCATTCGCCAAAATGATTACCCTGGCAAAGAAGTGAAAAAAGGTGACACTATTTCAGTCGTTATTTCAAAAGGACCTGAACCGGTAGCGCCAACTACAAATAATAACTAA
- a CDS encoding Stp1/IreP family PP2C-type Ser/Thr phosphatase codes for MDMYIATDVGKVRYHNEDSCAIFEKDASYLLVVADGMGGHLAGEIASSMAVEYLQHAFQTIEEPLNKAEAKEWLKRTIENINLTILAQAKAEPQYSGMGTTLVVAFLTESYLLIANVGDSRAYIVTSNAIEQITHDHTLVAELLRNGEITDEEFATHPNKNILLQAVGTEHQIEVDIFEVHMRDVQGLMLCSDGLTTMLSDEDILHYIQEANTAHEAVDLLIYAANERGGFDNISVAMCLEKGDE; via the coding sequence ATGGATATGTACATCGCAACTGATGTCGGCAAGGTACGCTATCATAATGAAGATAGTTGTGCTATCTTTGAAAAAGACGCTAGTTATTTATTAGTAGTTGCGGATGGTATGGGCGGACATTTGGCTGGCGAGATTGCCAGTTCTATGGCAGTTGAGTATTTGCAACATGCTTTTCAAACGATTGAGGAGCCGCTGAATAAGGCGGAGGCAAAAGAGTGGTTAAAACGAACTATTGAGAATATTAACTTAACTATTTTGGCGCAGGCAAAAGCGGAACCGCAATATAGCGGTATGGGGACAACTTTAGTTGTTGCATTCTTGACTGAATCATACTTATTGATTGCCAATGTTGGTGACAGCCGCGCTTATATTGTTACCAGCAATGCTATTGAACAAATTACTCATGATCATACTTTGGTTGCAGAACTTTTACGTAATGGTGAAATCACTGATGAAGAGTTTGCTACCCATCCAAATAAAAATATTCTTTTACAAGCAGTAGGAACTGAACACCAAATCGAGGTTGATATCTTTGAGGTGCATATGCGTGATGTTCAAGGTTTAATGCTTTGTTCAGATGGTTTAACAACAATGCTTTCAGACGAAGATATTTTACATTACATTCAAGAGGCAAATACAGCTCATGAAGCGGTTGATTTGCTCATATATGCCGCAAATGAACGTGGCGGTTTCGATAATATATCAGTGGCTATGTGCCTGGAAAAGGGAGATGAATAG
- the rlmN gene encoding 23S rRNA (adenine(2503)-C(2))-methyltransferase RlmN, with the protein MSEKTSIYSLSFEMLEAWLVDHGQKKFRAQQIWQWLYRERVRDFAEMTNISKDLIATLNEQFWLSSLELSVAQVAKDGTRKYLFRLADGNLIETVLMKQEYGLSICVTTQVGCNIGCSFCASGLLRKQRDLNAGEIVEQIMQVQWALDDAGREERVSHVVIMGIGEPFDNYKNVMTFIRIINHPKGLAIGARHITVSTSGLAKKIRQFADEGIQVNLALSLHAPNNELRSRIMKINNNYPVEVLMDAVRYYMEQTNRRVTFEYIMLNGVNDQPAQARELADLIGNYRHLVYVNLIPYNPVSEHDMYQRSEQKTVLAFYDVLKKANVNVVIRKEHGTEIDAACGQLRSKQMKKERE; encoded by the coding sequence ATGAGTGAAAAAACTTCGATATATAGTTTGTCATTTGAGATGCTTGAGGCATGGCTTGTTGACCATGGTCAGAAGAAGTTTCGGGCACAACAAATTTGGCAGTGGCTATATCGCGAACGTGTGCGTGATTTTGCGGAGATGACAAATATCTCTAAAGATTTAATCGCGACTTTAAATGAACAGTTTTGGCTTTCTTCACTAGAGCTTAGTGTAGCTCAAGTGGCGAAGGATGGAACGCGTAAGTACTTATTTCGTTTAGCTGATGGGAATCTGATTGAGACGGTTTTGATGAAGCAGGAATATGGACTTTCAATTTGTGTGACAACACAGGTTGGGTGTAATATTGGCTGCAGTTTTTGTGCCAGTGGTTTATTGCGTAAACAGCGTGACTTGAATGCTGGTGAGATTGTTGAGCAGATTATGCAGGTACAATGGGCACTGGATGATGCTGGTCGCGAGGAGCGGGTGAGTCATGTTGTTATTATGGGTATCGGTGAGCCGTTTGATAATTATAAAAATGTGATGACTTTTATTCGGATTATCAATCATCCTAAAGGTTTGGCAATTGGTGCGCGGCATATCACTGTTTCTACCAGTGGTTTGGCTAAAAAGATTCGCCAATTTGCTGATGAGGGTATCCAGGTTAATTTGGCGCTGTCACTACATGCGCCAAATAATGAGCTTCGTTCACGGATTATGAAGATTAATAATAATTATCCGGTTGAAGTGTTGATGGATGCGGTGCGTTATTATATGGAGCAGACAAATCGTCGGGTGACTTTTGAATATATTATGTTGAACGGGGTTAATGATCAACCGGCTCAGGCGCGTGAGCTTGCTGATTTGATTGGTAACTACCGGCACTTGGTTTATGTGAACTTGATTCCGTATAATCCGGTAAGTGAACATGATATGTATCAGCGCAGTGAGCAGAAGACGGTTTTAGCATTTTATGATGTTTTAAAGAAAGCAAATGTCAATGTGGTTATCAGAAAAGAACATGGCACCGAGATTGATGCTGCATGCGGGCAGTTAAGAAGCAAACAAATGAAAAAGGAGCGTGAATAG
- a CDS encoding YebC/PmpR family DNA-binding transcriptional regulator, which translates to MGRKWNNIKEGKAKKDASRTRIYSKFGRVIYMAAKNGSTDPEANHELKVAIERAKTYEVPRDIIERAIEKAKSNVVENFDSVRYEGYGPGGSAIIVDALTDNVNRTVAEVRTAFNKNGGNMGVSGAVSYLFEPTAIIGITASDSDAVLELLLEADCDVRDIVQEDETMIIQAAPEDLHKVQVALSGAGYDEFAVAELTMLPNTEIELSSEHAEQFEKLIDALNEVDDVSDVYHNADVETE; encoded by the coding sequence GTGGGACGTAAATGGAATAATATAAAAGAAGGTAAAGCTAAAAAAGATGCCAGCCGGACGCGGATTTATTCAAAATTCGGACGGGTTATTTATATGGCAGCAAAAAATGGTTCTACTGATCCAGAGGCCAATCATGAGTTGAAGGTTGCTATTGAGCGAGCAAAAACATATGAAGTGCCGCGTGATATTATTGAGCGGGCAATTGAAAAGGCGAAGAGTAATGTTGTAGAAAACTTTGATAGTGTTCGCTACGAAGGTTATGGTCCTGGCGGTAGTGCGATTATTGTTGATGCTTTGACTGATAATGTGAATCGTACGGTTGCTGAAGTGCGTACTGCTTTCAATAAGAATGGCGGTAACATGGGTGTGAGCGGTGCTGTTAGTTATTTATTTGAGCCGACAGCAATTATTGGTATAACTGCGAGCGATAGCGATGCAGTGTTGGAATTGTTGCTTGAAGCGGATTGTGATGTTCGCGATATCGTGCAAGAAGATGAGACGATGATTATTCAAGCTGCGCCGGAAGATTTGCACAAGGTGCAAGTCGCATTGAGCGGTGCCGGTTATGATGAGTTTGCAGTAGCGGAGTTAACGATGCTGCCGAATACTGAGATTGAGTTGAGCAGTGAACATGCTGAGCAATTCGAGAAGTTAATTGATGCTTTAAATGAGGTTGATGATGTCAGCGATGTTTACCACAATGCTGATGTGGAAACTGAATAA
- a CDS encoding ABC transporter permease, with the protein MNKPRNAVMVVYLKEMKSIFRDKRMIMAMIAPIFIMPIVIVIVGLLAYSFFSRPVTIGVNNMNNPIVAALQEQRPNSEFVETTNFQQEIENGTIAIGINVPDDYQAKLDALESITVEIISEPTNQASTDVASDVTYVISKVNENILNQQLIANNINPDITHLVQEQKINITSSGVSDGNDVIGGAIAGLISFLPMMLIFAGNGATFSIATELGAAEKERNSFEILLSTKADRVQILTGKLLTVISFGLISSLIFVGGILIYTIPIFFFPEVMAVIGSYISLPMVLITCVLILVMSLFMSTIALTISLIAKSYKEAQTYLGYMSLIFLVPSYITMFSDIRNVPFWQLNLPFINMIVTMKQVMSGIYIWPNILITIAWNLIYVVLALILIRRLLTREQFLFRG; encoded by the coding sequence ATGAATAAACCTAGAAATGCAGTAATGGTTGTATACCTAAAAGAGATGAAATCAATTTTCCGTGACAAGCGGATGATTATGGCAATGATTGCACCGATTTTCATTATGCCGATTGTTATTGTTATCGTAGGGTTATTGGCGTATAGTTTCTTTTCACGTCCGGTAACTATTGGGGTAAATAATATGAACAACCCGATTGTTGCCGCTTTACAAGAACAGCGACCAAACAGTGAGTTTGTTGAAACAACCAATTTTCAGCAAGAAATTGAGAATGGGACAATTGCTATTGGAATTAATGTTCCTGATGATTATCAAGCAAAATTAGATGCATTGGAATCAATTACTGTTGAAATTATCAGTGAGCCGACTAATCAGGCGTCAACTGATGTTGCTTCTGATGTTACCTATGTAATTAGTAAAGTAAATGAGAATATACTCAATCAACAACTTATTGCCAATAATATTAATCCGGATATTACGCATTTAGTACAAGAACAGAAGATTAATATTACTAGTAGCGGTGTTAGTGATGGCAATGATGTTATCGGTGGCGCAATTGCAGGTTTGATTTCTTTCTTGCCAATGATGCTCATTTTTGCCGGAAACGGTGCAACATTCTCAATTGCTACTGAGCTTGGCGCAGCAGAGAAAGAGCGGAATTCATTTGAAATCTTGCTTTCAACTAAAGCTGACCGGGTGCAAATCTTGACTGGGAAGTTATTGACGGTTATCTCATTTGGGTTAATCTCTTCACTTATATTTGTGGGCGGGATACTCATATATACGATTCCGATTTTCTTCTTTCCGGAAGTTATGGCAGTTATAGGCAGCTATATTTCATTGCCGATGGTATTGATTACTTGCGTTCTAATTTTAGTCATGTCGCTCTTCATGAGTACAATTGCCTTAACAATCAGTTTAATTGCTAAATCATATAAAGAAGCACAAACATATCTTGGCTATATGTCACTGATTTTCTTAGTGCCATCTTACATCACCATGTTCAGCGATATCCGCAATGTGCCGTTCTGGCAGTTGAACTTGCCATTTATCAACATGATTGTTACTATGAAACAAGTTATGTCAGGTATTTATATTTGGCCGAATATTCTGATAACGATTGCCTGGAACCTCATTTATGTAGTTCTGGCGCTGATATTAATTCGTCGTTTATTAACTAGAGAACAATTCTTGTTCCGCGGATAA
- a CDS encoding ATP-binding cassette domain-containing protein, translating into MIEVSNLTKVYKVKLEKTKEKKAQKVDKYAVNQLNFVAKPGVITGLIGENGAGKTTTMRMLATLIQPTEGVAKINGLDVQKDSSKVRQQIGVLFGGEPVLYDRLSARENIVYFAELNGMDRETANARAEVLAERLGLGKFLDQKVKDFSRGMKQKAAIARTIIHDPSVIIFDEPTTGLDITAARVVYDFLEQFREEGKTILLSSHSMYEVERLCDTVVIVHQGQKREEGTLPELKAKYNQERFEDIFIELIGGVNHE; encoded by the coding sequence ATGATTGAAGTGAGCAATCTGACAAAAGTATATAAAGTAAAACTTGAAAAGACCAAAGAGAAAAAAGCGCAAAAGGTTGATAAATATGCAGTTAATCAGCTTAATTTTGTTGCTAAGCCCGGGGTAATTACCGGTCTTATCGGTGAGAATGGTGCCGGGAAAACAACGACAATGCGGATGCTTGCTACATTGATTCAGCCAACTGAGGGTGTTGCTAAAATCAATGGTTTGGATGTGCAAAAAGATTCATCTAAAGTGCGTCAGCAAATTGGTGTTTTATTTGGTGGTGAACCGGTGTTATATGATCGTTTAAGTGCACGGGAAAATATTGTTTATTTTGCTGAGTTAAATGGTATGGACCGCGAAACCGCAAATGCTCGTGCCGAAGTTTTGGCTGAGCGTTTAGGATTAGGTAAGTTTCTTGACCAAAAAGTAAAAGATTTCTCGCGTGGTATGAAGCAAAAAGCTGCAATTGCGCGGACGATTATTCATGATCCGTCAGTTATTATTTTTGATGAGCCAACAACCGGTTTGGATATTACTGCGGCGCGAGTTGTTTATGATTTTCTTGAGCAGTTTCGTGAAGAGGGGAAAACAATTTTACTTTCTTCGCATTCAATGTATGAGGTTGAGCGTTTATGCGACACAGTTGTAATTGTGCATCAAGGTCAAAAACGTGAAGAAGGAACTTTACCAGAATTGAAAGCGAAGTATAATCAGGAACGTTTTGAAGATATATTTATTGAGTTAATTGGAGGTGTAAATCATGAATAA
- a CDS encoding alpha/beta hydrolase gives MKRWLKILLVSFAIIVVALGGYSAYYFTYSYKPVEELQNNLVNYDYVEHEQWIEFPSKNEDAPGIIIYQGARVDSYSYAYLAEQLQAKGYHVFISRMPGNWAFFNIDLAGTIIEQNPAINRWYLGGHSLGGSMAASYAAAHPEQEKLAGLFFLASYPAQDFSERQLPMLFIFSEFDGLVTSEKQAQYLPNQSSSPENQVDMIAGGNHAQFGLYGVQDGDGAATIPATVQQDEIVSDLDTWIRQVEKDLYEGSFE, from the coding sequence ATGAAGCGATGGTTGAAGATTCTATTAGTGAGTTTTGCGATTATTGTTGTGGCGCTGGGCGGTTATAGTGCGTATTATTTTACGTATTCGTATAAGCCGGTCGAGGAACTGCAAAATAATTTGGTGAACTATGATTATGTTGAACATGAACAGTGGATTGAGTTTCCATCTAAAAACGAGGATGCGCCGGGAATCATTATTTATCAAGGCGCACGAGTGGATAGTTACAGTTATGCGTATTTAGCTGAACAATTACAGGCTAAAGGATATCATGTTTTCATCAGTCGTATGCCGGGCAATTGGGCTTTTTTCAATATTGATCTTGCAGGAACAATTATTGAACAGAATCCGGCTATTAATCGCTGGTATCTTGGCGGGCACTCGTTAGGAGGCTCGATGGCGGCAAGCTATGCAGCTGCTCATCCTGAGCAAGAGAAGCTTGCCGGACTATTCTTTCTGGCATCTTATCCGGCACAAGACTTTTCTGAACGACAATTACCGATGCTATTTATATTTAGCGAATTCGATGGATTGGTAACCAGTGAGAAGCAGGCGCAATACTTGCCGAATCAGTCATCGAGTCCGGAAAACCAAGTGGACATGATTGCCGGCGGTAATCATGCTCAGTTCGGCCTTTATGGTGTTCAGGATGGCGATGGTGCGGCAACGATTCCCGCTACTGTGCAGCAAGATGAGATTGTCAGCGATCTCGATACATGGATAAGACAAGTTGAAAAGGATTTATATGAAGGGAGTTTTGAATAA